The genomic region GTCGCTTTCTCTTCCTTAATGAGGTTGATTTGTTTTACTGCTTCAAAGAGATTTGCAATTAAAATCGGACTATTAAAGTCGTCGTTCATGGCGTCATAGCAGCTTTGTTTCCATGCTTTTGCATCAAATGAAGAAGACTTTTCGGTATTCAAATTATCCAAACTGCCCATGGCGTCCATAAGACGAGTGAACCCTTTTTCAGAAGCCAGTAAAGCATCATTGCTAAAATCCAAAATACTTCTATAATTGGCCTGCAACATAAAAAAACGGGTTACAGATGGGGTAAAGGGCTTGTCGAGAATATCGTTGTTCCCTGTAAAAATTTCGTTCGGTAAAATATTGTTACCAGTGGATTTTGCCATTTTTTTACCGTTCAGGGTAAGCAAATTGGCATGCATCCAATAATTAACCGGGCTATTTCCAGTAGAAGCTTCGGCCTGTGCAATTTCGCATTCGTGATGGGGGAATTTTAGGTCCATCCCGCCGCCATGAATGTCGAAATGTTCCCCGAGGTATTTGGTACTCATGGTAGTACATTCTAAATGCCAACCAGGAAAACCATCGCTCCAGGGAGAAGGCCAGCGCATAATATGCTGTGGCTCTGCTTTTTTCCATAACGCAAAATCTTGTGGATTCTTTTTTTCTGATTGTCCTGCAGTTTCACGGGTGTTATGGATAAGATCTTCTACTTTTCTTTTACTTAATTTACCGTATTCATTGGTTTCGTTGAACTTTAATACATCAAAATACACCGAACCATTAACCACATACGCAAAACCGTTGTCTATAATTTCGTTTATAACTTCTATCTGTTCGATTATATGACCAGTAGCTGTGGGTTCGATACTCGGGGGGAGATTGTTGAATTTATTTAAGGTATTGTGGAAGTCTACCGTGTATTTCTGCACTACTTCCATCGGCTCTATTTGTTCGAGCCGTGCCTTTTTGGCAATTCTGTCTTCTCCTGTATCTGCATCGTTTTCAAGATGTCCAGCATCTGTAATATTTCTAACGTAACGAACTTTATATCCTAAATGTTTAAGATATCTAAACACCAAATCAAACGACATGAAGGTTCTTACATTCCCTAAATGAACATTACTGTAAACCGTAGGCCCACAAACATACATTCCAACATAACCTTCAGTAATTGGTTTAAATACTTCTTTTTCTCCGCTAATTGAATTGTATATTTTTAATTCGTTAGATTGATATAGTTGCATTATAGATGTTAAGTCGTTTTAGGTGTTGTAATGTTAATTATAAAGTTATTGGGCAGAAAAGGTTTTCTTACAAGCGTGTAAAGAAAGCATTATTTCAGCCAAAACTCAAAGAATTAAGGTGTTTGAAAATTAAAATTCGGTATCTAATTTAATATAGTCCAAAAACTCTCTTCGTACCGCGGCATCCTTAAATTTACCTCCAAATTCGGCGGTTACCGTGCTGCTTTCAATATCCCGTATTCCGCGGGAATTAACGCAAAGGTGTTTGGCGTCTATTACGCAAGCTACGTCTTTTGTGCCCAAGGCTCTTTGGAGTTCTTGTACTACCTGCATGGTCATACGCTCCTGCACCTGTGGGCGTTTGGCATAATAATCTACAATTCGGTTCATCTTAGAAAGCCCAACCACGCTTCCATTGGAAATATAGGCAATATGGGCCCTTCCAACGATAGGAAGCAGGTGATGCTCGCAGGTAGAATAAACAGTAATGTTTTTCTCCACCAGCATTTCCCCGTATTTGTATTTGTTGGAAAACGTAGAAGCTTTAGGTCTTCTATCGGGATGTAACCCTGCAAAAATTTCTTTTACAAACATTTTGGCCACCCTACGTGGGGTTCCACGTAAACTGTCATCGGTTAAATCCAATCCTAAAGTCTCCATTATATTGTAGACCTGAGATTCTATGTGTTCTATTTTTTCATCATCCGGCATATCAAAAGCGTCCGCTCTCATGGGAGTTTCTGCAGCAGATGATGCGTGATCATTTCCTAGTTCTTCAAAGTGATCTTCTAAAGCTTTGTCTATTTTCATGCCTTTAAAATATTTTTTTTAAAAATAACCAACTATATTAGGCGCTTCAACGTATAATTATAAAGCAATATGATTATCAATAAAAAAATTGACAGCAAAGATACGTATTTATGACCTATTAGCGTTACTAATGTATTAAGTTGCTCGCAATTTATTTAATAAATAATATTATAAACTATACTAATGAAGAAATTCGCCCCAATTCTCTTAGTTGTATTTTTTACGCTAACCTTTCAAAGTTCGGCACAATCTATTTCTCCCGATTGTATCAACGCCATTCCCATCTGTAAAGATATCTTGAGTAGTGGAACAATGGACGGCTTTGGCACCGATGATTTTAATGGTGCTGTTAACAGCGGTTGTTTGTTGCAAGGAAGAAATAATACTGTAGAATCGCATTCGGTTTGGTTTCGCTTTACAGCCACAGCTACAGGACAACTCGGTTTTAATATTCTCCCAAATAGGGATGGGGAAGACCTTGATTTTGCCGTTTATGGGCCTAATCCAGTTTGCGGAAGTTTGGGAAACCCCATTGGTAACGATGGTACTGTAGTAAATTGTGGGGTTTCTAATATTGCACAAGATTTTTTTAACGATAACGACTATACCGGGGTAGGGATCAATCCAGCCACCGGCGACCAGAGTGTAACGTATGCTCCTTATATGCAAGTGCAGGAAGGGGAGGAATATTTGCTTTTGGTAAATAATTATTTTGGCGATTCGGAAGGATTTTCATTGGAATTTACCGGAAATGTGTTTTCGGCTTCGGAAAGTGTTCTGGATTGCTCGGAAGTTCCAGATCTTTTACAAGAACCAGAGGAGGTTTTGTGTGAAGGGGATACCTATACTTTAGATGGAACCTTCGATGCTGCAGATACGTACCGTTGGTATGTAGACGATACGCCTGAAGACGATACTGATAATTTTACGTTAATTGCAGGCGCTACCAATGCCACCTTAGACGTTACCCAAACAGGTATTTACAGGGTAGAAGCAGTGTATCCGCAAGGATATTCAGAATACGACGATGTGTATGTTGAGTTTCTGCCGATACAGAATCCTATAATCACCAATATCGATTTGGTGGAGTTTTCAAACAATAATATTATAGATATTACCGTTGAAAATCCAGAAGAGTACGAGTTTCAGCTTAACGATGGAGAGTTTCAGGAAGAGGGTTATTTTAGAAATGTTCCTGTGGGATTAAATACAGTCACTATTAATCATTTGAGTGAATGTGGGACACTGGAAGAGGAAATTATGGTTTCTGGATATCCTAAGTTTTTCACTCCCAACGGAGATGGTATTCACGATACTTGGAATGTAGTAGGGCTGGAAACCAATACCACCGGTCGCGTTTATATTTTCGATCGCTATGGAAAGCTTTTAAAGCAACTCTATACCACTTCTGCAGGTTGGGATGGTACTTTTAATGGAACCCCGCTGCCTTCTACAGATTATTGGTTTAAGGTTGAATTTATAGACGCACAAAACGAAGAAAAAGTATATAAAAGTAATTTTACTTTAAAACGATAACTCCTAAACTGATGCTTCTATCTAAAACTAATTTTACAGATGGAGGATCGATCGATACGAAAAGAAATTACTTTAAATATTGGCATAGATAAGGTTTGGAGTGCTTTAACGATTCCAAATGAAATGAAGGAATGGTATTTCGATGTTAAGGGATTTAAATTGAAGCCTTTTAATAAATTTTATTTCTATGAGCCAAATGGAACCAATTTCAAGCACGTTTGCAGAATTCTTGAAATAATGCCTCAACAACGAATACGCTACACTTGGAGCTATCCAGAATATTCCAAAGGTGTTTCCATAGTGAGTTGGCGTCTAACTTCCCTTAAAAAAAACCAAACGCATGTAGCCCTAATCCATAGTGGAATAGAAAATTTTGAGGATGCTGGGAGCGACCTCTCTAGGGCGAATTTCGTGGCAGGTTGGAAAGAAATTATAGAAACGATCTTACCGAACCACCTAAAGAAGCAAATGGTGTTTTAGTTTTACTTATAATTGGTATCTTTAAACAGGACAAAACAATCACCCTTTAAATGCTTATATCCAAAAAAGTAAATGTTTATAGAATTCTAAGTGGGACATGGCGTCATTTTTTAATTGAAATTGTGGCCTGTTTTTTGGCGTATTTTTTTTATCGGTATATAGATTCGCTTCACATTTTCGATACCATTGTGGTTAATAGTATTATTCCCACTATCTTGGGTACGGCCCTTGCATTCTTTATTGGTTTTAACAACAACCAGGCCTACGACCGTTGGTGGGAAGCACGAAAGATATGGGGGGCTCTAGTTAATAATTCAAGAACCTGGTGCCGTCAAGTTTTATTTTACATAGATAAAAATGGGGAAGGTGATGGGCGAAATTTTAATTCTGAAAAAACCACTTTGGTTTACCGGCATATTGCGTTTGTGTATGCCTTAAAGGAAAATCTCCGGAATTCCAGTAGTAAAGATTATCGTAATTACCTCTCCACTGAAGAAATTAAAGCGGTTGAAAGTGAGTCCAATATCCCTAATGCTATTTTAAATATTCAAACCGAGCATTTGGCCAGGTTGTATAGCGAAAATTCAGTAGACGGATTTAAGTTTATGGAGTTAAACGAAATGCTTATTAATTTCTGTGACGAGATGGGGATGTCCGAACGGATTAAAAACACAGTATTCCCTACTACTTATAATTTCTATACCCGATTGTTTATCTGGATTTTCATTGTGAGTGTAACTTGGTCTTCCGTAGACGATATGGGAGCTTGGTCTATTATTGTAGGCATCTTGGTGGGGTATATATTTTTAACAACACATAAAATCGGGCTTGCGCTGTTAAACCCTTTTGAAGACATACCCACAGGAATTTCCTTGGATCAAATTACCCGAACTATAGAGATTAATCTATTGGAAGCCTTAAAGGAAAAGGAAATTCCAAAGCCTGTTTCCAGTATAAATGGGGAATACATTATGTAAGGTGCAATTTAATTTGGTAAGCTATGGATGAACTTAATCTAAAGGATATTGAATCTCAATTACGCTGTCCCTCAGGAGAAAAAGGGGTAGAAATGGGGGAGATGATGCATGAGAGCAATTTAGGGATGACTTTGGCTGCCATTAAGGCACTTTTCTTAAAAGAAAATGATGTTGTTTTAGAATTAGGACATGGAAATGCGAAACACGTACCAGCACTTCTAGAAGAGTATCCTTATATAAAGTATTATGGACTGGATATTTCTGAAACAATGTACATAGAAGCGGTGAAGCATACGAAGAGTTTGGGGAGTCGTGTGGAATTTAAAATGTACGAAGGTGATACGCTTCCATTTAATGACAATTCGTTCAATAAAATTTTCACGGTGAATACTATCTATTTCTGGGAATCCCCAGTATCGATGCTTACTGAGTTGTTTAGGGTCTTAAAACCCGATGGATTATTGAGCATTGTCTTCGCTCAAAAGAAATTTATGGAGCAGTTACCATTTGTGCAGAACGCTTTTAAACTTTACAATAACAAACTCTTTGAAGCACTTGTTTCAAAATCCGCTTTTGAGATTTTGGAGTTTCAAGATCTATCCGAGGGGCTACTCACAAATACAGGGGATGAGGTTTCTAGGGATTTTGCTGTCTACGTATTAAAGAAAAAAGGGTAACCTACCTGTGGCAAATTACCCAATTGTATTTTTTTGAAAATTTATTTTTTATAGGTTGAACGTAAGGGACATTGTTACGTTCGTGTTTGTGTTATCAATAGCTGCCGTAGACGTTAAGCCTGTATCGTATAATTGAACATTATAATCACGATACGCTTGGCTAAACCCTAAATCTAGACGGGTAGCCCCAAAATTATAACCTATTCCAGCCGAGTAGCCGTTGAGATCGCTTGCAGTAAATTCATTTTTGTAAGGTGTTCCTTCATATCTGTACCCTGCTCTAAAGCTCAATTTTTTAAAACGGTATTCCCCACCAACCCGTATGGTGGAAACAGCTTGAAATTCACTGCTGATAGCCGCATTTTCGTCAGCAAAGAACCGATCGCGGTTGGGTCTTAATTCGGCATTAGACATATCTTGGTAGGAGTAATCTACACTAATTAATCCAAAAGGGCCAAAAATTAAGGCCATACTTCCTGTGTATTTCCCAGGAATGTATATGTCGTAGTCAGGGAAAATAAGTGTGGTATTCGGGGTATTCTCTGAATATGTGGCATCGGTATCGTTAGGATCAGCGAAATAATCAGAATTAATGGATTGATATAGTTCATCGGTCATATTATACCATGTAGGGGATTGGTAGCTGGCCCCTAGTCGAACTACATCGTTTAATTTGGCAATACCTCCCACATTAAAAGAAAATCCATTTCCGTAAGTAAATAAATCGTTATCGAACTGTACATATTGCAACTTTGAATCGGCGTCATATCCAAATTCATCAAATTGTGTAATCCTTCTTCTTTCTACTCCATGGAAGTTCAAGCCAAACCCTAAATAAAAGTTTTCTTCATATTGTGAAGCAAAATTCAGCGTGTATTTATTGTCGCTTCCAGATGA from Galbibacter sp. BG1 harbors:
- the cysS gene encoding cysteine--tRNA ligase — encoded protein: MQLYQSNELKIYNSISGEKEVFKPITEGYVGMYVCGPTVYSNVHLGNVRTFMSFDLVFRYLKHLGYKVRYVRNITDAGHLENDADTGEDRIAKKARLEQIEPMEVVQKYTVDFHNTLNKFNNLPPSIEPTATGHIIEQIEVINEIIDNGFAYVVNGSVYFDVLKFNETNEYGKLSKRKVEDLIHNTRETAGQSEKKNPQDFALWKKAEPQHIMRWPSPWSDGFPGWHLECTTMSTKYLGEHFDIHGGGMDLKFPHHECEIAQAEASTGNSPVNYWMHANLLTLNGKKMAKSTGNNILPNEIFTGNNDILDKPFTPSVTRFFMLQANYRSILDFSNDALLASEKGFTRLMDAMGSLDNLNTEKSSSFDAKAWKQSCYDAMNDDFNSPILIANLFEAVKQINLIKEEKATITKEDLALVKETMEAFVFDVLGLQDERSAQDNSSDKLTGTIALLIQLRAEARANKDFATSDKIRDELAALGVQLKDGKDGTTFSLSS
- the folE gene encoding GTP cyclohydrolase I FolE is translated as MKIDKALEDHFEELGNDHASSAAETPMRADAFDMPDDEKIEHIESQVYNIMETLGLDLTDDSLRGTPRRVAKMFVKEIFAGLHPDRRPKASTFSNKYKYGEMLVEKNITVYSTCEHHLLPIVGRAHIAYISNGSVVGLSKMNRIVDYYAKRPQVQERMTMQVVQELQRALGTKDVACVIDAKHLCVNSRGIRDIESSTVTAEFGGKFKDAAVRREFLDYIKLDTEF
- a CDS encoding T9SS type B sorting domain-containing protein; translation: MKKFAPILLVVFFTLTFQSSAQSISPDCINAIPICKDILSSGTMDGFGTDDFNGAVNSGCLLQGRNNTVESHSVWFRFTATATGQLGFNILPNRDGEDLDFAVYGPNPVCGSLGNPIGNDGTVVNCGVSNIAQDFFNDNDYTGVGINPATGDQSVTYAPYMQVQEGEEYLLLVNNYFGDSEGFSLEFTGNVFSASESVLDCSEVPDLLQEPEEVLCEGDTYTLDGTFDAADTYRWYVDDTPEDDTDNFTLIAGATNATLDVTQTGIYRVEAVYPQGYSEYDDVYVEFLPIQNPIITNIDLVEFSNNNIIDITVENPEEYEFQLNDGEFQEEGYFRNVPVGLNTVTINHLSECGTLEEEIMVSGYPKFFTPNGDGIHDTWNVVGLETNTTGRVYIFDRYGKLLKQLYTTSAGWDGTFNGTPLPSTDYWFKVEFIDAQNEEKVYKSNFTLKR
- a CDS encoding SRPBCC domain-containing protein; this translates as MEDRSIRKEITLNIGIDKVWSALTIPNEMKEWYFDVKGFKLKPFNKFYFYEPNGTNFKHVCRILEIMPQQRIRYTWSYPEYSKGVSIVSWRLTSLKKNQTHVALIHSGIENFEDAGSDLSRANFVAGWKEIIETILPNHLKKQMVF
- a CDS encoding bestrophin family protein, whose protein sequence is MLISKKVNVYRILSGTWRHFLIEIVACFLAYFFYRYIDSLHIFDTIVVNSIIPTILGTALAFFIGFNNNQAYDRWWEARKIWGALVNNSRTWCRQVLFYIDKNGEGDGRNFNSEKTTLVYRHIAFVYALKENLRNSSSKDYRNYLSTEEIKAVESESNIPNAILNIQTEHLARLYSENSVDGFKFMELNEMLINFCDEMGMSERIKNTVFPTTYNFYTRLFIWIFIVSVTWSSVDDMGAWSIIVGILVGYIFLTTHKIGLALLNPFEDIPTGISLDQITRTIEINLLEALKEKEIPKPVSSINGEYIM
- a CDS encoding class I SAM-dependent methyltransferase codes for the protein MDELNLKDIESQLRCPSGEKGVEMGEMMHESNLGMTLAAIKALFLKENDVVLELGHGNAKHVPALLEEYPYIKYYGLDISETMYIEAVKHTKSLGSRVEFKMYEGDTLPFNDNSFNKIFTVNTIYFWESPVSMLTELFRVLKPDGLLSIVFAQKKFMEQLPFVQNAFKLYNNKLFEALVSKSAFEILEFQDLSEGLLTNTGDEVSRDFAVYVLKKKG
- a CDS encoding OmpP1/FadL family transporter, giving the protein MKTNYLIIAAIMLTVGAFGQNRNDVALYGSDNLNGTARYQSMSGAFGALGGDMSSININPAGSAVFTNTLFTISAVNYNVDNQTNYFDGASSTDFNKFRFNQIGGALVFNNSNQNSPWKKFTMAFNYELNNNFENEYLAIGNGNISIADYFVNNANGTAVENLDTRVGESITEAYIDIGRSLGYSAQQGFLGYQNYIIDPATMDNPNETNYVSNAVFSNGLNQEQLVSSSGSDNKYTLNFASQYEENFYLGFGLNFHGVERRRITQFDEFGYDADSKLQYVQFDNDLFTYGNGFSFNVGGIAKLNDVVRLGASYQSPTWYNMTDELYQSINSDYFADPNDTDATYSENTPNTTLIFPDYDIYIPGKYTGSMALIFGPFGLISVDYSYQDMSNAELRPNRDRFFADENAAISSEFQAVSTIRVGGEYRFKKLSFRAGYRYEGTPYKNEFTASDLNGYSAGIGYNFGATRLDLGFSQAYRDYNVQLYDTGLTSTAAIDNTNTNVTMSLTFNL